A genomic region of Deltaproteobacteria bacterium contains the following coding sequences:
- a CDS encoding DUF6282 family protein has protein sequence MKNPANIPDPGYDVTGAVDLHVHCGPEGIPRRFDAVSLARHVRETGLGGVVLKSHMTATGSWAQMAHDVTGVRLHGSVVLNHYVGGINPAAVRGALGPSANGEPYLKVVWLPTVHAAAHLTARHHEGERYDIPPEWCGGTVSPLARRLGEVEPINILAAHLRPPLDEILRIAADHDLVLATGHVGRDEVFYVMERARALGVRKVIVTHPCYDPPAIGVPELVELAGAGAYVELSFILVDMGLVSFKETASILTQAGAERTILSTDVGQVDRAAPAEGLARLGAGLLAEGIPREDIDTAMKGNPRFLVERC, from the coding sequence ATGAAAAATCCCGCCAACATCCCGGACCCTGGTTACGACGTCACCGGGGCGGTGGACCTGCACGTGCACTGCGGGCCGGAGGGAATCCCGCGGCGGTTCGATGCGGTCTCGCTGGCCCGGCATGTGCGGGAGACCGGGCTCGGCGGCGTGGTGCTCAAGTCGCACATGACGGCCACCGGGAGTTGGGCGCAGATGGCCCACGACGTCACCGGCGTCCGGCTCCACGGCTCGGTGGTGCTGAACCACTACGTCGGCGGCATCAATCCCGCGGCGGTGCGGGGCGCGCTGGGACCGTCGGCGAACGGCGAGCCCTATCTCAAGGTGGTGTGGTTGCCCACCGTCCATGCGGCCGCGCATCTCACCGCGCGGCACCACGAAGGGGAGCGGTACGATATCCCGCCCGAGTGGTGCGGCGGCACCGTCTCCCCCTTGGCCCGGCGGCTCGGCGAGGTGGAACCCATCAACATACTCGCCGCCCACCTCCGCCCGCCGCTGGACGAGATCCTGCGCATCGCCGCCGATCACGACCTGGTGCTCGCCACCGGCCACGTGGGCCGGGACGAGGTGTTCTACGTGATGGAACGGGCTCGCGCCCTGGGCGTCCGGAAGGTCATTGTCACGCACCCGTGCTACGATCCTCCGGCCATCGGCGTCCCCGAGCTGGTCGAGCTTGCCGGCGCCGGGGCCTACGTCGAGCTGAGCTTCATCCTGGTGGACATGGGGTTGGTATCGTTCAAGGAAACCGCGTCGATCCTGACGCAGGCGGGCGCGGAGCGGACGATCCTGTCCACGGACGTGGGTCAAGTGGACCGGGCGGCCCCGGCGGAGGGACTGGCGCGGCTTGGCGCGGGGCTGCTCGCCGAGGGGATCCCGCGCGAAGACATCGACACCGCCATGAAAGGCAACCCGCGGTTCCTGGTGGAACGTTGTTGA
- a CDS encoding amidohydrolase: MTDIRRSLHRHPEAGWTEFRTTGMVVNRLRELGYRVETNSDCVHPDAVRGWPEEAVVKESRAQAGDLARDIEVPGAVGILERGDGPTVALRFDMDATEVSESEDPTHPPVAHGFASGKPAIMHACGHDAHVTIGLGAAELLAANPDWRGRVKLLFQPAEEGGRGAHPMVEAGVVDDADYFACLHMGGPTLPLGEVALEATHFLSSVKMEARFRGVASHAGGAPERGRNALLAACQATLALHALPRNGQGATFVNVGVLNAGTGTNVVPSEAHMKYEVRGGTDEICELMEEGARRCIEGAATLQGLEVASEITGRTIGAKSDGEMKDHLAQVAGSSPVDFRVHDARPLGGGEDATYFMRRVQEHGGKSLYFLLGGSTPTGHHTSTFDVDERALAHGAMLMAGLVLRLTGSGAGG; encoded by the coding sequence TTGACCGACATCCGGCGCAGCCTGCACCGCCACCCCGAAGCGGGCTGGACCGAGTTCCGAACCACCGGCATGGTGGTGAACCGGCTGCGCGAACTGGGCTACCGGGTGGAGACGAATTCCGACTGCGTCCATCCCGACGCGGTGCGCGGCTGGCCCGAGGAGGCGGTGGTGAAGGAGAGCCGCGCCCAAGCGGGCGACCTCGCGCGTGACATCGAGGTGCCGGGAGCCGTGGGCATTCTCGAGCGCGGCGACGGCCCCACCGTGGCGCTGCGCTTCGACATGGACGCCACCGAGGTCTCGGAGTCCGAAGACCCAACGCACCCGCCGGTGGCTCACGGCTTCGCTTCCGGGAAGCCCGCCATCATGCACGCCTGCGGCCACGACGCCCACGTGACCATCGGCCTGGGCGCGGCCGAGCTGCTTGCCGCGAACCCGGACTGGCGCGGGCGCGTGAAGCTCCTGTTCCAGCCGGCGGAGGAAGGCGGCCGCGGCGCGCATCCCATGGTGGAGGCCGGAGTGGTGGACGACGCCGACTACTTTGCCTGCCTGCACATGGGCGGGCCGACGCTGCCGTTGGGCGAGGTGGCGCTGGAGGCCACCCACTTCCTCTCGTCCGTGAAGATGGAGGCGCGCTTCCGCGGCGTGGCCTCCCACGCGGGCGGCGCGCCGGAACGGGGCCGCAACGCGCTGCTGGCGGCCTGCCAGGCCACCCTGGCGCTGCACGCCCTGCCGCGCAACGGCCAGGGCGCCACCTTCGTCAACGTCGGCGTGCTCAACGCCGGCACCGGCACCAACGTGGTGCCGTCCGAGGCGCACATGAAGTACGAGGTGCGCGGCGGCACCGACGAGATCTGCGAGCTCATGGAGGAAGGCGCGCGCCGCTGCATCGAGGGAGCGGCCACGCTCCAGGGGCTCGAGGTCGCAAGCGAGATCACCGGCCGCACCATCGGCGCCAAGTCCGACGGCGAGATGAAGGACCACCTTGCCCAGGTCGCCGGGTCTTCGCCCGTGGACTTCCGCGTCCACGACGCCCGGCCCCTGGGCGGCGGCGAGGATGCCACCTACTTCATGCGCCGGGTCCAGGAACACGGCGGCAAGTCCCTCTACTTCCTGCTCGGCGGCAGCACCCCCACGGGTCACCACACGTCCACCTTCGACGTGGACGAGCGCGCCCTGGCCCACGGCGCCATGCTCATGGCCGGGCTCGTGCTGCGGCTCACCGGATCGGGCGCCGGCGGATGA
- a CDS encoding LLM class flavin-dependent oxidoreductase produces the protein MCFDGFYSIQEMIELAQLADEIGMDSIWMSDHICFRDSIASAMAFLARTPRIKVNPAPLSPYSRHPMVTAMALATMEEFAPGRVAATAGTANPTALREIGIEAERMLRTMREYMTLLRALLAGETVRFDGEMFTINGASMGLTPGTDIPIYMTAVRPGMLRLAGEMADGALLSAGCTPAYIRRCVDEVEAGAARAGKAAKGEVAGFIAASVSDDPREAMDATKTFLAYIFRNKHHAENIRLGGGAVDQDRLADAIGRRAWDEAKGLISDEVVYAHSVTGTPDECRRRLDEFVRGGLDLPLLMPLGTQEQRRRVVEIARNE, from the coding sequence TTGTGTTTCGACGGTTTCTACTCGATCCAGGAGATGATCGAGCTGGCGCAACTGGCCGACGAGATCGGCATGGACTCCATCTGGATGTCCGACCACATCTGCTTCCGGGACTCCATCGCGTCGGCCATGGCGTTCCTGGCCCGGACTCCCCGCATCAAGGTGAACCCGGCCCCCCTCAGTCCCTATTCGCGCCACCCCATGGTCACGGCCATGGCTCTAGCCACCATGGAGGAGTTCGCTCCGGGGCGAGTGGCGGCCACCGCGGGCACGGCCAACCCCACGGCCCTCCGGGAGATCGGCATCGAGGCCGAGCGGATGCTCAGGACCATGCGCGAGTACATGACGCTGCTGCGCGCGCTCCTGGCCGGCGAGACGGTACGGTTCGACGGGGAAATGTTCACCATCAACGGGGCGAGCATGGGGCTCACGCCCGGCACCGATATCCCCATCTACATGACGGCGGTAAGGCCCGGCATGCTGCGCCTGGCGGGCGAGATGGCCGACGGCGCGCTGCTGTCCGCGGGCTGCACTCCGGCGTACATCCGGCGCTGCGTGGACGAGGTGGAGGCGGGCGCCGCCCGCGCCGGGAAGGCCGCCAAGGGAGAAGTCGCGGGCTTCATTGCGGCGTCGGTGTCGGACGATCCGCGGGAGGCCATGGACGCCACCAAGACGTTCCTGGCGTACATCTTCCGCAACAAGCACCACGCCGAGAACATCCGCCTCGGCGGCGGCGCGGTCGACCAGGACCGCCTCGCCGACGCCATCGGCCGGCGCGCGTGGGACGAGGCCAAGGGACTCATCAGCGACGAAGTGGTGTACGCGCACTCCGTGACCGGAACGCCGGACGAATGCCGCCGGCGCCTGGACGAGTTCGTTCGAGGCGGTCTCGACCTGCCTCTGCTCATGCCCTTGGGCACCCAGGAGCAGCGCAGGCGCGTTGTGGAGATCGCGCGGAACGAGTAG
- a CDS encoding NAD/NADP octopine/nopaline dehydrogenase family protein, giving the protein MGITKVAVLGAGNGGCATAADLANRGFETRLYSRSEKTLAPLLQRGGIELVEAGRESLGRPDLITTVLEEAVAGADLVTIAAPAVAHAFMARSLAPLLTGDQIVHLNPGQTGGSLHFVHELRLAGCRVPVRCCETVTLTCICRMAGAARVEVYRRTANLGCAAFPAVHGAEILPEMAVVFPNVVPTRNVLETGLSNINAIMHPAGMVGNAGWIEQHGGAMLFYREALSPSVARMIEGVDRERLAIVRALGLPPRTFVEIFHAAGLTSDAALASGNVYQATQESEPNKTIVAPTTHDHRYVHEDVGYGLVPMAELAALLGIDTPVIDALITLASEMNRTDYRRTGLTLADMGLEGTSPAELQTILEEGFP; this is encoded by the coding sequence ATGGGCATCACGAAGGTAGCCGTCCTCGGCGCGGGCAACGGCGGGTGCGCCACCGCGGCGGACTTGGCCAATCGGGGTTTCGAGACACGGCTCTACTCCCGTTCGGAGAAGACGCTGGCGCCGCTGTTGCAGCGCGGCGGCATTGAGCTGGTGGAGGCCGGCCGGGAAAGCCTGGGACGGCCGGACCTAATCACGACCGTGCTGGAAGAGGCCGTTGCCGGCGCGGACCTCGTCACCATCGCCGCGCCGGCGGTGGCCCACGCGTTCATGGCCCGTTCGCTGGCGCCGCTCCTCACCGGGGACCAGATCGTGCACCTGAACCCCGGGCAGACCGGGGGCAGCCTGCACTTCGTTCACGAACTGCGGCTCGCGGGCTGCCGCGTGCCCGTCCGCTGCTGCGAGACCGTGACCCTGACCTGCATCTGCCGAATGGCGGGAGCGGCGCGGGTGGAAGTGTACCGGCGCACGGCCAACCTGGGGTGCGCGGCGTTCCCGGCCGTGCACGGGGCGGAGATCCTGCCGGAGATGGCCGTGGTGTTCCCCAACGTCGTGCCCACGCGCAACGTGCTGGAGACTGGCCTGTCCAACATCAACGCCATCATGCACCCCGCGGGCATGGTGGGGAACGCCGGCTGGATCGAGCAGCACGGCGGCGCGATGCTCTTCTACCGGGAGGCCCTCTCGCCCTCGGTGGCGCGCATGATCGAGGGGGTGGACCGGGAACGGCTGGCCATCGTGCGCGCGCTGGGGCTGCCGCCCCGCACTTTCGTGGAGATATTCCATGCCGCCGGCCTTACCTCCGACGCGGCCCTCGCAAGCGGCAACGTCTACCAGGCGACGCAGGAGAGCGAGCCCAACAAGACCATCGTGGCGCCCACGACCCACGACCACCGCTACGTGCACGAGGACGTGGGCTACGGACTCGTGCCCATGGCCGAGTTGGCCGCCCTGCTGGGCATCGACACCCCAGTCATCGACGCCCTCATCACCCTGGCGTCGGAGATGAACCGCACCGACTACCGCCGCACCGGCCTCACCCTGGCGGACATGGGCCTGGAGGGGACGAGTCCGGCGGAACTTCAGACCATCCTTGAGGAAGGATTCCCATAA
- a CDS encoding mandelate racemase, whose protein sequence is MKIQNIETIPVRLPTRRAHQWANLKTPIGVYLVVKLVTDDGLTGLGEAPALKDWGGDHMRYYGETPTSVAAVIHDILAPAIEGEDPRRIEWIHTLMDQAVKGYPYSKAAIDMALYDVVGKAAGVPAYQLLGGLYREAVPISHSIGLMGMDEAVAEVRRVQEEGIKTIKLKGGVEPGRDVELLRRVREALGPDMNLTVDANNGYKSAKEAVRTTKDMEPYNILYMEQPVEGLDAMAEVTRRVDTPVMADESAWTTWDVLEIIEKKAADIISIYTTKPGGLLKAKKVAAIAEAAGFPCNVNGSVEMGVGNAANVHLAASTAAANLGCVIPVTTPDAEATGRIAGIYYKDDIVTEPFEFVDGAVKVPQGPGLGVELDEEKVERYRLDK, encoded by the coding sequence ATGAAGATCCAGAACATCGAGACCATTCCCGTCCGGCTGCCCACGCGACGGGCGCACCAGTGGGCCAACCTCAAGACTCCCATCGGCGTCTACCTGGTGGTGAAGCTCGTCACCGACGACGGGTTGACCGGGCTGGGCGAGGCCCCCGCACTCAAGGACTGGGGCGGCGACCACATGCGCTACTACGGCGAGACCCCCACCTCGGTGGCCGCCGTGATCCACGACATCCTGGCGCCGGCCATCGAGGGCGAGGACCCGCGTCGCATCGAGTGGATCCATACCCTCATGGACCAAGCGGTCAAGGGGTATCCCTATTCCAAGGCGGCCATCGACATGGCGCTCTACGACGTGGTGGGAAAGGCGGCCGGAGTGCCGGCCTACCAGCTCCTGGGCGGGCTCTACCGCGAGGCCGTACCCATCTCCCACAGCATCGGCCTCATGGGCATGGACGAGGCGGTGGCCGAGGTGCGGCGGGTACAGGAAGAAGGAATCAAGACCATCAAGCTCAAGGGCGGAGTGGAACCCGGGCGCGACGTCGAGTTGTTGCGGCGCGTGCGCGAAGCCCTGGGGCCGGACATGAACCTCACGGTGGACGCCAACAACGGCTACAAGTCCGCGAAGGAGGCCGTCCGGACCACGAAGGACATGGAGCCGTACAACATCCTCTACATGGAGCAGCCCGTGGAGGGGCTCGACGCCATGGCCGAGGTCACCCGGCGGGTGGACACGCCGGTCATGGCCGACGAGAGCGCCTGGACCACATGGGACGTCCTGGAGATCATCGAGAAGAAGGCCGCGGACATCATCTCCATCTACACCACCAAGCCCGGCGGCCTGCTCAAGGCCAAGAAGGTCGCGGCCATCGCCGAGGCCGCCGGGTTCCCGTGCAACGTCAACGGCTCGGTGGAGATGGGCGTGGGCAACGCCGCCAACGTCCACCTGGCCGCCTCCACCGCCGCCGCGAACCTGGGCTGCGTGATCCCCGTCACCACCCCGGACGCGGAGGCCACCGGACGCATCGCCGGCATCTACTACAAGGACGACATCGTCACCGAGCCCTTCGAGTTCGTCGACGGCGCGGTCAAGGTGCCCCAGGGTCCGGGGCTGGGCGTGGAGCTGGACGAGGAGAAGGTTGAGCGGTACCGGTTGGACAAGTGA
- a CDS encoding Xaa-Pro peptidase family protein: MDADIIAKQQNAMKERDLDALIASSPENLAYTTGFVVPSQLLMRWRHAMCLVDRSGHTTMVAIDMEETTVKAHATFDDIRVYREFTDDPMREVAAALEARGLAGARVGVEMEYLPAGDFATLRGLLPRVDFVAADGIFGKLRQVKTAREIELLRRLSRITDSAIGGTLAHARPGMTEMEMAGDLTGRIFANGAEHFKLMIIASGERSQFPNVGPTDRALSQGDLVRMEIFGVLDGYHAGVCRTAVVGEPTGEQARIWDNLVECKYLVMDLIKPGAHAQEVYRRFLEKFDELGLQPISFVGHGIGVFLHEEPYLGRYGEEVLEEGMVVAIEPLVYIPGRMGLQNKDMLRVTRDGCELLSDATDTDKLIRIG; encoded by the coding sequence ATGGACGCCGACATCATCGCGAAGCAGCAGAACGCCATGAAGGAACGGGACCTCGACGCCCTCATCGCCAGTTCCCCCGAAAACCTCGCCTACACCACCGGGTTCGTGGTGCCCTCGCAACTCCTGATGCGGTGGCGCCACGCCATGTGCCTCGTGGACCGGTCGGGACACACGACCATGGTGGCCATCGACATGGAGGAGACCACGGTCAAGGCACACGCCACCTTCGATGACATCCGAGTGTACCGGGAGTTCACCGACGATCCCATGCGCGAGGTGGCCGCCGCCCTGGAGGCGCGCGGGCTCGCCGGAGCGCGAGTGGGGGTGGAGATGGAGTATCTCCCCGCCGGCGACTTCGCCACCCTGCGCGGGCTGTTGCCCAGGGTCGACTTCGTGGCCGCGGACGGCATCTTCGGGAAGCTGCGTCAGGTCAAGACCGCGCGGGAGATCGAACTTCTGCGCCGGCTGAGCCGCATCACGGACTCGGCCATCGGCGGGACCCTGGCACACGCCCGGCCAGGGATGACCGAGATGGAGATGGCGGGCGACCTGACCGGGCGGATCTTCGCGAACGGCGCGGAGCACTTCAAGCTCATGATCATCGCCTCGGGCGAGCGCAGCCAGTTCCCCAACGTGGGTCCCACCGACCGGGCGCTCTCGCAAGGCGACCTGGTCCGCATGGAGATCTTCGGCGTCCTGGACGGCTACCACGCCGGCGTGTGCCGGACGGCGGTGGTGGGCGAGCCCACCGGGGAGCAGGCGCGCATCTGGGACAACCTGGTGGAGTGCAAGTACCTGGTCATGGACCTGATCAAGCCCGGCGCCCATGCCCAGGAGGTCTACCGCCGGTTCCTGGAGAAGTTCGACGAGCTGGGGCTGCAGCCCATCAGCTTCGTGGGCCACGGCATCGGCGTGTTCCTGCACGAGGAGCCCTACCTGGGGCGCTACGGCGAGGAAGTGCTGGAGGAAGGCATGGTGGTGGCCATCGAGCCGCTGGTATACATCCCCGGCCGCATGGGGCTCCAGAACAAGGACATGCTGCGGGTGACCCGGGACGGCTGCGAGCTGCTCTCGGACGCCACCGACACGGACAAGCTCATTCGCATCGGCTAA
- a CDS encoding ornithine cyclodeaminase family protein: protein MLLINNQEVEELMDMKACLEALETGYEDLARNDAVYRPRLDVWVPCERPDGYYRWGTMEGASRTIGTFAIRMKSDIVHWPGGDTEEKYCMEPGNYCGLIMVFSVANGEPLAIINDGVLQHMRVGGCAGLGAKLLAREDASVVGMFGSGGMAETYLMAFNEVRKLEEVRVYSPTKANRERYAGKMSKMLGLKVTAMDRPEDVVRGADIISACTDSTRVVFDNPEWLKRGAHVTCVRACEIGPRVVEVCGVSVKLGRNTVVTTDEGMVRLHGNVGYVAGQPEEIARIPDPVQDNYTGDYFHYFMDVKLGRQPGRTNDDQTTFFINAGTQGLQFAACAGRVYQMAKEKGMGRELPTEWFTQDIRD from the coding sequence ATGCTGCTCATCAACAACCAGGAAGTCGAAGAGCTGATGGACATGAAGGCCTGTCTCGAAGCGCTGGAGACGGGTTACGAGGACCTTGCGCGCAACGACGCGGTGTACCGGCCGCGGCTCGACGTGTGGGTGCCGTGCGAGCGTCCCGACGGCTATTACCGCTGGGGCACCATGGAAGGTGCGAGCCGCACCATCGGCACCTTCGCCATCCGGATGAAGTCCGACATCGTGCACTGGCCCGGCGGCGACACCGAGGAGAAGTACTGCATGGAGCCGGGCAACTACTGCGGGCTCATCATGGTCTTCAGCGTGGCCAACGGCGAACCCTTGGCCATTATCAACGACGGCGTTCTCCAGCACATGCGCGTGGGCGGGTGCGCCGGGCTGGGCGCCAAGCTGCTGGCGCGCGAGGACGCGTCGGTGGTGGGCATGTTCGGCTCCGGCGGCATGGCCGAGACCTATCTCATGGCGTTCAACGAGGTGCGGAAGCTCGAGGAAGTGCGGGTCTACAGCCCCACCAAGGCCAACCGGGAGCGGTACGCGGGCAAGATGAGCAAGATGCTCGGGCTCAAGGTCACGGCCATGGACCGGCCCGAGGACGTGGTGCGCGGCGCGGACATCATCTCCGCGTGCACGGATTCCACGCGGGTGGTGTTCGACAATCCCGAGTGGCTCAAGCGCGGCGCCCACGTCACCTGCGTGCGCGCCTGCGAGATCGGCCCCCGGGTCGTGGAGGTCTGCGGCGTATCCGTCAAGCTCGGGCGCAACACGGTGGTGACGACGGACGAGGGCATGGTACGGCTCCACGGCAACGTGGGCTACGTGGCCGGGCAGCCCGAGGAGATCGCGCGCATCCCGGACCCGGTGCAGGACAACTACACCGGGGACTACTTCCACTACTTCATGGACGTGAAGCTCGGCCGGCAGCCGGGCCGGACGAATGACGACCAGACCACCTTCTTCATCAATGCCGGCACTCAGGGGCTCCAGTTCGCGGCCTGCGCCGGCCGCGTCTACCAGATGGCGAAAGAGAAGGGGATGGGGCGCGAACTGCCCACGGAGTGGTTCACCCAGGACATCCGGGACTGA
- a CDS encoding MltA domain-containing protein gives MTLSAALLLPGGCGLQQRGPAPVTPEAIADDLEPGSLRRAVAESLRFLHEVPGESRLGEWPRAVTAADLRASLAEFLEILDRTAETDVSWLDRVAERFDFHPAPARPTGTSVLFTGYYQPVIDASAVRTEEYRYPVYSEPGAPATRAGTAGDEPAASHPSRHDIDVLGVLDGKGYEIAWLRDPVDRFFLHIQGSGLLRMTDGRELPLNFAASNGRPYTSIGKVLIDEGKVDRASMSMQRIRAWLAEFPEEREALFARNERYIFFRLGEDGPLGSLGVPLTAGRSVATDPAVYPKGALLYVETRTPVVDESGALAGWRPVRRFVVNQDAGAAIRGPGRADLYFGTGAPAGAQAGYMQSEGRLYLLMKRRSAPLG, from the coding sequence ATGACGCTGTCGGCCGCCCTCTTGTTGCCCGGCGGCTGCGGTCTCCAGCAGCGAGGCCCGGCGCCCGTGACGCCGGAAGCGATCGCCGACGATCTGGAACCGGGGTCCCTCCGCCGAGCCGTGGCGGAGAGCCTGCGGTTTCTTCACGAGGTGCCCGGAGAGTCGCGGCTGGGCGAGTGGCCCCGGGCGGTTACGGCGGCGGACCTGCGTGCGTCCCTGGCCGAGTTCCTCGAGATCCTGGACCGGACCGCGGAAACGGACGTGTCCTGGCTGGACCGGGTGGCGGAGCGTTTCGATTTCCATCCCGCCCCGGCGCGGCCAACGGGGACATCGGTCTTGTTCACCGGCTACTATCAGCCCGTGATCGATGCGAGCGCGGTTCGCACGGAGGAGTATCGCTACCCGGTGTACAGTGAACCCGGCGCACCGGCCACGCGGGCCGGTACGGCGGGGGATGAGCCGGCGGCCTCTCACCCGTCGCGGCACGACATCGACGTACTGGGGGTGCTCGACGGCAAGGGCTACGAGATCGCCTGGCTGCGAGACCCGGTGGACCGCTTCTTCCTGCATATCCAGGGCTCCGGGCTCCTGCGCATGACCGACGGGCGCGAGTTGCCGCTCAACTTCGCCGCCTCCAACGGCCGGCCCTACACCAGCATCGGCAAGGTGCTGATCGACGAGGGCAAGGTCGACCGTGCGTCGATGTCGATGCAGCGCATTCGCGCGTGGCTGGCCGAGTTCCCGGAGGAGCGCGAGGCGCTGTTCGCGCGCAACGAGCGCTACATCTTCTTCCGGCTGGGGGAGGATGGTCCGCTGGGGAGCCTGGGAGTGCCGCTGACCGCCGGACGCTCGGTGGCCACCGATCCCGCGGTCTACCCCAAGGGCGCGCTGCTGTACGTCGAGACCCGGACGCCCGTGGTGGACGAAAGCGGCGCCCTCGCGGGTTGGCGTCCGGTGCGGCGTTTCGTCGTCAACCAGGATGCCGGCGCGGCCATCCGCGGTCCCGGGCGCGCGGACCTTTACTTCGGCACGGGCGCCCCGGCGGGAGCGCAGGCGGGTTACATGCAGAGCGAGGGAAGGCTTTATCTCTTGATGAAGCGACGATCGGCGCCCCTGGGCTGA
- a CDS encoding ornithine cyclodeaminase family protein, with protein MNGLITMKEAVEAMERGYLDWAKNRELGALRRRVHSVANARVTVHQGAPDSAGVTGILTHCEHVMIHDNGIQTYQTRGRPVRVMFDGNNAELKCITVGEVRVAELPEANNVVNVQTACSTAVGIKHLARQSSRVVGVLGSRAQAECQLLAAKAVVPGIEEARVYSPNPENRTRFAAKMTELLDMEVRPVATNREAVQDVDILLSVTNSNVPTFDGDWLEPGVHLCSIVSSNIGLMRGGFIQVKRREVDDKTLRRCDIIVCNSKRQEILDEPGVLWDPVQQGVITWDDVWDLGEVLAGQVPGRTSEEQISFYKNNAFWGVGDQVIGQLLYERAVEKGLGTELPIDGAEYREADA; from the coding sequence ATGAACGGACTCATCACCATGAAGGAGGCGGTGGAGGCCATGGAGCGGGGCTACCTGGACTGGGCGAAGAACCGCGAGCTCGGCGCGCTTAGGCGCCGCGTCCACTCGGTGGCCAACGCCCGGGTCACGGTGCACCAGGGGGCGCCCGACTCCGCGGGGGTGACGGGAATCCTGACCCACTGCGAGCACGTCATGATCCATGACAACGGCATCCAGACCTACCAGACCCGGGGACGTCCGGTGCGGGTGATGTTCGACGGCAACAACGCCGAGCTCAAGTGCATCACGGTGGGCGAGGTGCGGGTCGCGGAGCTGCCCGAGGCCAACAACGTGGTCAACGTCCAGACCGCCTGCTCCACGGCCGTGGGCATCAAGCACCTGGCGCGCCAGAGCTCCAGGGTGGTGGGGGTCCTGGGTTCCCGGGCCCAGGCGGAGTGCCAGTTGCTCGCCGCCAAGGCGGTGGTGCCCGGCATCGAGGAGGCCCGGGTCTACAGCCCCAATCCGGAGAACCGCACCCGGTTCGCCGCCAAGATGACCGAGCTGCTGGACATGGAGGTCCGCCCCGTGGCCACCAACCGCGAAGCGGTCCAGGACGTGGACATCCTGCTGTCGGTGACCAACTCCAACGTGCCCACCTTCGACGGCGACTGGCTGGAGCCGGGCGTGCACCTGTGCTCCATCGTCTCCAGCAACATCGGCCTCATGCGCGGCGGCTTCATCCAGGTGAAGCGGCGCGAGGTGGACGACAAGACGCTGCGGCGCTGCGACATCATCGTGTGCAACTCCAAGCGCCAGGAGATCCTGGACGAGCCCGGCGTGCTGTGGGACCCGGTGCAGCAGGGCGTCATCACCTGGGACGACGTGTGGGACCTGGGCGAGGTGCTCGCCGGACAGGTGCCCGGCCGCACGTCCGAGGAGCAGATCAGCTTCTACAAGAACAATGCCTTCTGGGGCGTGGGCGACCAGGTCATCGGCCAGTTGCTCTACGAGCGCGCCGTGGAGAAGGGGCTCGGCACCGAGTTGCCCATCGACGGCGCCGAGTACCGAGAAGCGGACGCATAG
- a CDS encoding VOC family protein — MSRYRRDHIHLRSRDPEATAKYYHDVFDAKIVETTQTDGRPRVDLDIDGMTICIARAQPDQDVPSAPDRPYIGLDHFGLQVDDLEEAAAELRQRGAEFFSEPRLLRPGLKIAFVRAPDDVRIEIVERKNNAT, encoded by the coding sequence ATGTCCAGGTACAGACGAGACCACATCCACCTGAGGAGCCGGGACCCCGAGGCCACGGCGAAGTACTATCACGACGTGTTCGACGCGAAGATCGTCGAGACCACCCAGACCGACGGGCGCCCCCGTGTCGACCTGGACATCGACGGCATGACCATCTGCATCGCCAGGGCGCAGCCCGACCAGGACGTCCCGTCCGCGCCGGACCGGCCGTATATCGGCCTCGATCACTTCGGGCTTCAGGTGGACGACCTGGAGGAGGCCGCGGCGGAGTTGCGGCAGCGCGGCGCCGAGTTCTTCTCCGAGCCCCGGCTGCTCCGGCCCGGCCTCAAGATCGCCTTCGTGCGCGCCCCGGACGACGTGCGCATCGAGATCGTCGAAAGAAAGAACAACGCCACGTAG